The sequence GCGGGGTGCGGCTGGATGTGCGGGTGCAACCCTGGCGTGCCCCTGGCGAAGCGCGAGAGCTCCGCCAGGTCGGCGGGGGTCATGTACGGGTGGTGGTGCCCGCGGCCGCCGCCGAACAGGTCGTGCCCCAGCAGCGTCGGGAGGAACTGCGGGACCATGTCCAGCGTGTACGGGTGGTGGTGGGACCGGGAGTGCGCGTTGGTGCTCGACGGGTACTTCTTCACGCCCGGGCTCTTGGCGAAGATGCGGCATACAACCCATTCATCCTAGAAACATTGAGTTCAAGTAAAAATTTAAAAGCACATAGAGTTAGGTGGTATTAGCATGCAACCGCTTAGCGCAAATTAGGGGCCAACATTCTAAAAGAAAATTTAAATGGATGTGTATATACCTTGTTTGATTTGGAGGCTGGCTTCAGGTGGAGGCGGTACTCGTGCATGACCCAGTTGCTCTTCTCGCCTCTTGGAGCCCTCCCCTTGTAGAAGACTAGGGTTTTCTTCATCCCGACTAGCTCTTGTGCCGATGGCGGTTGCCCGGTGAATATCTCCTTGTCCTTCCCCGTCGTCTTCCAGTAGCCAGCATTAGTTGCGCGGTTTGTTCGCACCCCGGTCGGGTACTTGCGGTCCCTTAGGCTGAAGAAGTACCACTCCTTTTCTCCCATTTTCGCCTTCTCTGGATTTCAATCGATTATCATACACATACAATTATTAGTTTGTAGTACATGTTACATACATGAAGCTGTAATAACAACTAAAAAGGCACTTTTTCGTAATTCTAGGTGTATGCATACATGGAGAGAATATAACATCCAGTTAATTGTTTGCTAGTAATAGTTTCTAATTATACAACTGCTAGTAGGGCTCTGCTCATTTTAAGTGCAGAACTTGGGTAAGTTGTCTGAGAAGGAGACATACAATTAATCTTGAGTCGATAacgcaaaacaaaataaaacaaaaagcaTATTCATGCATGTATTATCATACTGTTGATGGTATCATCGTGCTAGAAGCTAACCAAACAAATTGTATCAAACAACAATGAATTGAAGGGTGCATGTTAAGTAACAATAGAAGATTGAAATCAGTTTGTACAATATATCATGTTAAAAAACAATTCTACAATATACTATTTTCTAAATTTGTAAAACTTCCTACAAATCCACTCTCCTTAATTTATTTATTTAACCGTGCAAGCATCCAATTAATTGTTCGATGGTAATAGTTTCTAACTACCAGATAACCGCAAATCCTGTTCCCCTCATTTTAAGTGCAGAAGTTGGGGGATTTGTCCTTTTCCATTATCCAAAAAAGAAACCACGAGAGAGGGACACATATAATCTTGAGACGACAGAGCAAAACATGAAGGTTTTAAATACCTACTAAGTATACTATGTTCAACCAAAATTTCTACAATATATTGTCTAAACTTGTAAGAATCCACCATTCTTGATTAGTTTATCTATGCATGAAGTCCTCCTGCATATATGCTCTCGAGGAAAAACGCTAGGTGGTTTGTGGCTTTTATATAGCTTTTGAAAAACATGATCGACGCGCGTATGAAGTCTAGTCAATTTGTCTTTTTAAAAGAGCACAGCTTATGCATGCTTGGTACTTGGTAGAGGGGAGAAAAACAAAACCATGGAAACACCCGTCGAAGGAAGGGAACTGGTCGTGCATACATGCATAGACGGACGCATGCACTGACGTGTGCTCAGGAGCATTTCTGACTGAGTACGTAGTTACCTGGGAGATCCCATGGCTCGCACTTGTTGAGGTCAACCTCGGTGATGGCCCTGGCCGTGAAGCTGCCGTCGGCGATCTTGCCGCGGAGGTAGTAGGTGATGAGCTCCTCGTCGGTGGGGTGGAACCTGAACCCCGGCGGCAggctctcctcctccccctccttggagCTCTTCTTCTTCGACaccgccgcgccccctccccctcctcctgccCCCGACCCTTCCATCTAATCACCAGGCGGCCGATCAACCAACACGGCACGAGGTATAAAACCCTAGATAGCCCTAGCCCGCGGTGCACCACAAGAGGAGAGgaaccggcgcgccggccgggGAAGATGAACACGCGCACACGCTAGAGGTTGCTCGCTCGCTGGCTGGAGCGCGCCCAAGAATGTGCGTACGTCAAAGTGGTGGGTGTGAAATACCGGCCGGGAGTTACCCCGGGAAGAGGGCAAGGATATAAGGGGGGAGGAGATAGAAAATGTGCCGGTGACGCTGAGCCCGTACCAACCCGGGGTCGTGAGCGACAAGCTGGCTGGCTAGGTCGACGACGAGCGATCGATCAATGTGTTTTTAGCACGCTGCATCAAGGCCTCCTGTGTTCCCACGCGCTGGCTAATTTCCTCCGTCTCCGGCTGGCAGCTGTAGCTTTTCACCGCGGTATATAGTggcatggacatatcatatcatatcataGATGGTTTCCCGCGAAAAAAGGGATATACTATCATATTTGGATATGGTACGTAATGGTGCTGTAGTGGTGCATATGCTGTATGTATATCTCGATCGCtgctgcatgcatatgcatgccaGTGTACTACGTGCTAATAACTATTCTCCTGCCCGGCCCCTACCTCTACATGGCGAGCTACTGTAGCTTACTTGTTGTAGTCATGTGTATCTCACGCATGCGCGCGCACTGCTAGTGCGGCGCCATGCACTGCTTAACTGTGCGCAATTAGCTTCCTAGCTCAGTTCAGGAGAAAAATAATTAGCTTCAGCTGGATCCATGTTCCGCGGGGTCTTCCTGCAAAGTTAAGATACCCCACTATTAATTTCTTCCATTTGATGTCCAAAATAGGTTCAAAACGCTGATAAGGGTGGGAGTGTATGCCTTAATTTGATTGCTTTGACTGTgtagaaatgatttgatttttaatgacaaaaatgcttctcctctgCAGATTATTTTTTGGTGTACAAACTTGCGTACGTAGGTGGTCTATGCTAAACGAGCGGAGTACCAACCGTTGTTCAAGGCAGTGTGTAATCGATTGAAGTAGGTTGCTACAGAGGTTCTTTTCGACATAGGTGGCAGCATCACCTGTGGATCAATCCACCACCACTTTCGatataggcatagtgtcggtctatagggcTCTACTATTGTTGATTTGTCGGTTTTGTTTTATTTCTTATTGTCAGACTTTCGGGGTTTGACCGTGTGCATTCTAATTATGCAGAGGCCGCATGTTACTCATAATGATTTATATCTGCTTGAtgtacattttgagataataaaagcaTCCTTTATCGGGAAAAAAATATGTAGACAAAATTGACCAAACTCAAGATGAAACTGGTCGCGATGCGCCcgggagggggtgggggtgggggggggggggcgacgattCGGGGTCCTGGGTAGGTTGTCGACGTCggagaaaaagtgtgtgtgtgtggggcaTTGCTAGGGTGACAACAATTCAGTTGAGGTGGTGGCTCCGGAAGGGTAGGGTAGCGAGGTGCACTGTAACACCGTGGGAGGCGGCGTAGAGGGGAAGGAGTTAGGGCAAAAATAGATTATATTATTTTTCCAGGCAGGCTGTACATAATCGGTCCGTAATTTCTTCCTAAGTACTGTAATTCTTAAGTCAGACGTATGGAGGAATGCATCGACGGATACTGAACGGATAAAATAACAGATGTTTCCACGGGAAGTCGCACGCGCAAAAGAAACTGGAAACGAAAAGAAAACATGGGACGCTGCTGAGCCTCAGCAGGTGGTGAACGCCGATGGACCCGGCAGACACTGAAAGAACGGTCGTACGTTCGTGATCATCGAAAAGAACAGAAGCTTTTCCTCATTTTTTCCCTTTTGATGAGAATGAGAGGGAAAGAAGCTTTTCCTCCTGTGTTCAAATAGGCAATGACTCTGTTTctcgaggaagaagagagaaaTGCCTCTGCAAACAGAGCACGTGCGGGGTGGGGGCCGAGGCGATTGGATACGGCCACGTCGGGTGGGCCCACCGTCCCCCTTTGACCCGGGCCAGGCAGGAAAGAATCGGTAGTAGCTAGGCCGGGGCGCCGGGCCTGGGTCTCCTCTAACCCCAACCAACTCGCACAAATTATAATTAGCGACAAAACATAAGTTCGGAAAACAGTACTCGTGCCACTTGTGTTTAGAGGCAAAGGCAAAACAGTACATTTTTTTTAACAAACGAAGTACATACTCAGGTGATCACATACATGCATATACACTCATCTCTATAAACGCACGTACACACATCTTACACCTATGAGAGATTGATGAAATCACCAACAACGTCTTTGTAGTTGACGGGAATGTATTCTACCACCTACCGAACGTCACAAAAAGGtctgaaataaattcaaaaaatgggaGCACCAGtgccaagtctaggacttgaacgcTCATGGTTTGATTTTATCATAAGAAACCTAACCATCTGAGTTACACCCAGTTTGCAAAACAATACACTACTAAGAGGTAAGATCAAGCAGATATGACCTCTAAGCAAATGTCTAAAATGTAAAATAATTACTTTGCAATTTTCTCCAAGAACAGTAATGAgcattctttttttatttggtgatTAAGTAACGGGTTTTGTTTATAAAGGTAGACAAGTATGTCTTTGGTCCCTCAACTGTTTGGAAAGTTTATTTTTGGGTTTTCACCTTTGGTTCAACGTCTTTCTAAACCGGACAAACTTGACTCCTTGCCCCATTCGAAGTGGTATCCTTACTTACATGCTATTGTTTTTCACCCAACCTAGCACATGTTCGTCCATGATGGCACACATGAGCTTTACATATTACTCAAGAACCATGGGAAGAACAAGCTGAAGTGGAGAGTCGTAAGAAAAGCTAGGTCAAAACCCATGTCTGGTGAGCGAAAGTATCGCTTCCGGTTGAGGATGGACCAAGTTTGTCCGGTTTGGGAAGATGGAAGAACAAAGATTCCTGCTAACTCCTCGGGGAGACGAGTTTAGGGTTTCTCGTCATGCTTACGGAATGATGCCATTTGGTGTTTGGTCTTCGGACTGATTCAAGGGTTAACAACGACGACTATGGCTCCAGAGTGCCGGTCCTTAGGGACACGTGCACAAAGACTTTCTGACTGTTAGGTCAGGCCGGCTCCGGTATGGGAGCGGCGACAACGGCGTGTTGGCGGCTCGTTCTAGCAGCGACAATGATCATGCGATGGTTCATGAACCTTGATGTAACTTTTATTATGTTTGGGTTACTTTGTACTTTTGATGAAACTCTATAATAGATTAGAGTCCTCTTAGAAAAAAAGCTATGTAGAAAAAATGATAATGGACTAAAAAAGAACCTTCGGAAGAGTTGAGGGAAGGAAAATAATGCTAAATAAACATATGTGTTTATTTGTCCATTTGTTACTTACTCCAAGAAATAAACCAGGTTCATAATGCACAAAGATACAAGTGGAGCAACTGGGATTGTTGGAATCAGAGGACAGTGATCTAATTTAGCCTTGTCAATTCACAGGGACTGTGACTTGCACTGTACTCAACACTGCGCCATGTCTTGTGAATGTCGACAATGACAGTAGGACACAATCTTGACCAAAGGGACAGGAGGACAGCAATTTATGCGGCTGTGGCCAAAACACAAATCTGATTCTTGTGCATCACTCACAGGTCAGAGCAACCCAAAATTATATTCCCTAAAAAACTGTTCTTCTTTACTATTCTTGCCCAAATCTAGGGCTCTTGCTTATGTTGACTATTCAAATTGTCATGTTAGCTGTCGCTTGCATGCCTGTACTGCTCATTCTTGCCATACTTGAAGCCTTCTTTTTCTGTATTTTATACTGAGTACTCTTTTCTATTTGACGAGAGTGAGAGACACTTGTAGTTTATGCAGGGATGGATATCTGTCAACTGATCCGGCCTAGGTTAATTAAGagtttttttgaggaaaggttaaTTAAGAGCTCGCTGCATGTGTTTGTAGTTTTTTTAACAATCACCGAGGGAAGAGGATTCCAACTAGAATATATTACTCAAAGGCGTCAATAAATTGGCCAAAGTCACATAGTTGCGCCAGAGCGCGAGGAAAGACACACGAAGACATGATGGCAACCTTCTGACTAGGTTGCTTAAACCTAAATGTTCATGAAAAATATATTAAAAGAATGTTTGTTTGGTTGTGAAATAGTGTTGCTAatgagcaataaaaatagctaataGTAGtaggcaggggggggggggggatctcgCCCCCGAAAGCCGCCACATTTTCAGAGTCCCAAATTTATCAAAGGATGGTGCACGTGATTGAGGACTTAATGTTGTTGTCGAGGCCACACAAAGTTAGCGTTTCCCAAATGAGAGGGGTAGATAGAGGTGTGTCTGAAGTTTTTGGATGAGTTTGTTTAGACAAACATTTGAGCTATCGTTTGATAGTTCAAACAATGTTAAGAGATCAAGAAATTATGAGGTGACCTGAGAGGTGTCGTTTATTGGTGCCTTGCACAATGATTGATTGTTTTCAGGGTAAGGTTAATTTGGATTTGATATGTGAAAGCTAAGTTGAGGAGATGATAGTTGGAAAGGGTGGCGTACATATGTAGTGCCTTGTGGGGGGTTATGGGGGTGGTTGAGGTCTGATTGACAAGAGTTGACTGTCATCTTGTTCCATGTTAATTTTTATTCAGTCTTGAGGTCTTGCTAATTCCACAAGTTTAGAGATGATATATCTTGTGTGTCAATATTATAATATATATTCATCTCTTGAGCTGTCATGTGCTGTGATCAGTGGCTTGCGATGTACTTTTGCTTCAAGCGATGGCATTGTTTGCAAATACTTCATACCACATTTGGAATTCCTTCATAGGTGATCTCATGCAGTGCACCTATAAGATTAACAAAGAAACTGTTTCACATTATCAAGTGGTACCGGTGGCATTGCCACCATCCGGGCAGTGTGAATGTCTGCCTGGTTTGGCCGGCAAGCGGTGAATTTTTTTCTCCCCGTGCAATGGCTGTAGTGGCGAAAGAGAGGATTCCAGACGGAAATGCTAATTTGAGGATTGGCCTACGTGATCCCATTTTTAGAATTTAGCAAAAGTCAAACCTTTTAAGTTTTATTagaaaaaataccaaaatatttatgaatatttaTACACAAGAGAATGAATAATGCAAATTCTGGTACGCAGGATGATCATTCGCTAACTGTTAAAAAAATAACAAACAATTTTCTCTTAGGCATTGTTCGGTTAATCCCCACCACAAGGGGATTGGAGAGGATTGGAGGGGTTTGATGTGGAGTTTGACTTGCTGGGGATTCAATCCCTGCCAATCTGCTCCAAACCCCTTGAAACCCTGTggaaccgaacaaggccttaggATGTTACATGACTCATATTAATGCAACAACTTGTTTTGTGATATTTTTGCACAAATCAGAAATTAGTTtgatgaatgaatttattttggcAACATTTACTATCATTTGATAGTCTAAACCACTAGACCAGATTTAAGAGGTGTGGTTTTGACGAGGATATGACACCCGGATGTGCTAGCTATGCGAGGAGCCGGCCATATCGGCCCTTAGCGTGTCAAGTCAGCCACTTGGGCCTAGGCGCTAGTCACGCATTCCACCAACTTGGGAGACAAGGAAGCAGGTGACCAGCCTGACATGGTCTGATTCAACCTAGTGGAGCGAGCTCATTTGTTTTCCAGTTTGAGCCATGTAACCCTAACTCAACCAAGTATATAATGCAGACTAGGGCCCTTCTAAGACTGATTCGAGTTCCAACACATTCTAGAGTCATCTAGCTTAGGGTTTCACCTACCCCTCTTCTGGCTCCTTGGCCACTGCCACAGATAGGAGCTCATAATCCAAGAAAAATATCTCTCTAGTAGTCTTCCCAATCGTCGGTGGGCCCTCGAGCAATACAACCATTATGGGACAGCAGTAGGGTTTTATCTCTCCAGGGATGGCCCAAACCCGGGTAAATTGTTTGTCTCGTGTGCTACCATCTCGATCGCCACTCGCATCCCCTCTAAATAAATATGTCATCTCTTGAAAGTAGAGCCGGTCTCAGAAACCTACATGTTGATTGGTGCCTTTGCGAAGTGACTGGTTGTATGAAGGCTCGGGTTGGAACTGCTACGTGAAAGGCAAGTTGAGGAACTAATAGTTCAAAAGTGgcgcgcgcgtgcgtgtgtgtgctAATATTTATACCATTTATTCCTTTCTCGAGTGCTCATATGCAAGCTTCTAAATGTAGCTTGATACGAATGATATATCGGTTTCAATTGCATATGGATATCGATCAAGCAtatcactgatacgtccattttgcatcatgcttttatatcgatatttattgcattatggactgttattacacgttatgtcacaatacttatgcctattctctcttattttacaagtattacatgaagagggagaatgccggcagctgggattctgtgctggaaaaggagcaaatattagagacctattctgcataactccaaaagtcctgaaactccacgaaactcatttttggatttaataaaaaatactgagcggaagaaataccagaggggggccacccaccgtccaagagggtggggggcaccccctaaccccctgggtgcgccccctgcctcgcgggccacctggcagccctccggtgcccatcttctgctatatgaagtcttttaccctggaaaaatcataagcaagctttcgggacgaaacttcgccgccatgaggcgaaaccttggcggaaccaatctagggctccgacggagctgttctgctgggaaaaca comes from Triticum aestivum cultivar Chinese Spring chromosome 5B, IWGSC CS RefSeq v2.1, whole genome shotgun sequence and encodes:
- the LOC123116449 gene encoding NAC domain-containing protein 92, which gives rise to MEGSGAGGGGGGAAVSKKKSSKEGEEESLPPGFRFHPTDEELITYYLRGKIADGSFTARAITEVDLNKCEPWDLPEKAKMGEKEWYFFSLRDRKYPTGVRTNRATNAGYWKTTGKDKEIFTGQPPSAQELVGMKKTLVFYKGRAPRGEKSNWVMHEYRLHLKPASKSNKDEWVVCRIFAKSPGVKKYPSSTNAHSRSHHHPYTLDMVPQFLPTLLGHDLFGGGRGHHHPYMTPADLAELSRFARGTPGLHPHIQPHPAGAGYLNPPGPFTLSSLNLNLGGPSPAMPSPHHVLHHAMSMPMGQQQQQAGGANGQAMTMEQHMAAGLGGIPAAGGDGGFGGEGHAAGGAGMRYQNLDVDQMVERYWPGSY